The nucleotide window AGGTCATCCATTTCCATGCCGCAGGTGAAGCGAAACGGATTTTCTGGAGTGGCCACACGCGCGAACTGCGCCTGCGTCGTATTGCTGGGAGGGGCGGACATGGGGATGGGAAACATGGCCGCGATGCCGTTGCGGGCAAGCGGAATGCTGTCCGTTGCTGGCCCTCAGTCACGTAGGTGCTTCTTCATGCATAGACAAAAGTCAGCATCGCGGTACATTTAAGGCCCCTATTCACCACCTGCACCGCAGCCATGGTCGCCATGCAATCCCCTGATGCATCCGAGGACCCGGTCCTGACCGAGGGCTCGGTGCTGCCGGTGAGTTGGTCAGAGGACCTGCTCCGCAGCCTGGACTGGAAACGTCTGCTGGAGGTCATCCGCGCCCTGGCCGTGTACTCCGGCTATGAGCCCGGTGCCACGGCGGTGGAGCCTACGGCGGCAGCCCAATTTTTCATCGAAGACCCCAAGGCCCGTCAGAAGGGGAAGGCTCTGGTGCGGCTGGCCCCCTGGAGCCGCTGGATGGCCACGGTGGATTGCGTGACCGGTTTTGTGGAGGTCCTGGCGGCGAATGGCCACATCCCCGGCATCTACATCGCCCCCGCTGGCGCCACCCCTGGTGCCCAAACAGCGGCCCGCAGCCGGGGCATTCAGCTCCTGGACGCCCGCCTGCTTGCGGCCCGGCTGAATGAGCTGCCGCAGGAGTACAGCGAGTATTTTCATGACCGCACCATGTCGGGCGTGGCCACGGTGCCCACCTGTCCGATCTGCTTGCGTCCGATGACCAGCGCGGAGGAGCCGGACCCCGGTACTGTGAACATCGATGACCTGCCGGACCTGCGCTATGCGACCCACGATATCGTTGGGGAGCCCATCCATGCCCGGCGCATTGAGGTGCTCCAGAGCGGGGAGGTGCACTTCCTGCGCGAGGTGCGCGCCCGGGATGTGGTGGTGAATGGCGTGGTGAAGGGTGACTTTGTCTGTGACCGCTCTTTGCTGCTGAATCCCGGAGGTGTCTTATATGGGAGTGTGGCCGCGCGGTCGGTGCTCGTGCGCCCCGGCGGCGAGCTCAATGGCGAGACCCGCATCCTGCAGGGACCTCTGGAGCCCATTGCGAAACTCGCGCGTGCCTGGGCCTGGCGTTGTGAGCATGTGCCCGCCCAGCCGGGGTGTGAGAAGGTGGTGTTTCACCCGCATTGAGGGGAAGGGGAGGGCAGTGGGAATTCTGCGTTGCTGTCGGGTCTGAAGACCCAACGCCCGCTGTCAGGCCGGAAGGCCTAACCTCCGCGGCCTCTTCACTCCGTTGTTGCCTGGCTATTTCGCGATGAAGCTTGCCGACTTTCTGAAGCGACGGCTGCGCGTCTCTGCCTCCCCTGCATCGAGGTTTCACCACGCTCACGCACATGCACCACCCCGACAGCAATGTCTTCCTTCTCTGCGTCCTTTGTGCCTCTGCCCCTTTGCGGTTAATCCGAGTCGTCCTTGTGGCGCAATAAGCGAGCGGGGGGCTTTTGACGTGGCATGTGCCTCGGTGAAACGCGCTACCACGTCTGTTCCTTTGGCCAAGCGAGAAACACAGAGAGGCGTGGGGCGATTTCAGTCACGTCGAAAGGAGGGCTTTCCATGAAGCACTCGTACACAGGAGGGTCCTCGTGTCCGGGGCGCAGCCAGTATTCGAATGAGTCCGCGCTACCGAAGCAAAGCATGGTTTCTCCGGTGGCGGGATGTGTGCGCAGGGCTTTCTCGTTGGGTGGATGCAGTGCGAGGATAGAGTAGATCTCGTCTTCGTTCTCGAGACCCTTGGGATGGAGCGTCCAGCTATCCTTCCGCCACTCACTGCCGGGCTGCATCATGGCTTTGAAGGCGGCAGGCAGAGTGCAGCCGAGTTGCTGCTCCAGTGAGGCGAAGTCGACCGCCTCCCACTCGCGCCTTTCTTCCTCTGCTGCGGCTTGGGCAGCAGCGATGTCTTCTGTTTCAGTAGACGCTCCTGTTCTTCGCAAGGCCTGCCATGCCAGAAATGCGCCCACGACGGCAAGGCCAAGGCTCAGCAACAGAGCGCCCAAATTTGGAACGAGGTCCTTGAAATCGGGATTCGCTATCATTCCCCTGCCGACGAAATACATTCCCGCCACTCCAAAACCCAGGAACAAGGCAGCAAACACCAGCAGCCAGAAGCCGATGAAGAGGCGCCAGAAGATATTGGCCATTCCTTTTTTCTTCCGCCAGTTGAGATAGCTCACGACTTCGAGGCCGTAGAGCACTCCCAGAGCCGGTCCGATGAGTACCGCAAAAATCATCGCGGGCCATGCGATGACACCCCAGGCCATCCCGTCATCGCTGCCTTTGCCAGAGGAAGCTCTGGCATAGAGGTAGAAAAATCCCACACACGCGAACCACACCAGGGCCGAGATACCGCATCCCCGCATGGATCTCCGTCCGGCATCGTGTCCATTGTGGGCCACGAGGATGGCGACGTCATCTTGCGGGCCGGCATCGATGCGTTCGGCGTTCTCGTCTTTTGGCGATGGGTCGTATGAGGCCATGCTTGCGCCAATCTACAGCAAGCGGAGTGCTCTGGCGGAGATTGTTGGAAGACGTCAGAGAATGGCCGCAAGAGAACGCTGGGAATACAAAGGCATCGAGCTGCGCCCTTTGTGCGACTAGAGCGGGTTAAGTTACAGTGTAGCCAATTTCGTCTTGGGGCGCGCCACCCCAACCGCGACCAGCGGTCGCGGCCACAGCTGCGGCCTGAACCATCCGCCACGGCAGTAAGTCTTGGTACCACTGTGGCTGCGACCGCTGGTCGCGGTGCGGCAAGTCACCCCTGATCCAAGGCCACGACTTGGTTTAAACCGCCCTAGTCGGAAACTTTCCTCCAGCGTTGTTCCAAGCGGGGGTGAAGTTCCCTTTGCGGCTTCGCTTCGCTGCGTTTCAGCTCACGCAGTGTGTGCTGCCGCAGTGTCTTCGCTCTTGCTGCCTTCAGTCTTGCCATTGCCTTTGCCGAGGAAACTTCCCACCACCGCCCCGAGGACGGCACAGCCGAGGCTGGTGAGGATGGCGGGGGTGACGAAGGCGATGGTCTTCTGCCACTGGGCGGCCTCGAAGCTGTTCCACGTGTCCATGTTGTTGATGAGCTTCAGCAGGTAGTTGCCGAGTCCCTGGAACACATTCACGGCGCCGCCCTGGGTGAAGTCGGTGCGCACGCTTTCGGGTTGCACCCAAAAGCTCAAGGCGATGCCGGCCACACCACCAGCAACTGCGAGATGGCGCGCGCGGAGCTTCGGCAGCCAGTTCACCACGCAGGCGATGAGGAAGGGGATGTTCACCAGGAAGATGAAGCAGAGCATTTCGTTGTTCAGGAACGCCACGCCGCCCATGAGGCGATCGATGGAGCGGTGCATGACGATGAGGGACACGCCGATGAGAAAGCCAAGCAGGCGGTTCCCGATGGCGAAGATGCAGAAGAACTCCAGGAAGAGGCCGCTGCCAAAGAAGAGTGTGGCCAGCGTGGGATTATCCAGCATCCAGAT belongs to Roseimicrobium gellanilyticum and includes:
- a CDS encoding bactofilin family protein, with protein sequence MQSPDASEDPVLTEGSVLPVSWSEDLLRSLDWKRLLEVIRALAVYSGYEPGATAVEPTAAAQFFIEDPKARQKGKALVRLAPWSRWMATVDCVTGFVEVLAANGHIPGIYIAPAGATPGAQTAARSRGIQLLDARLLAARLNELPQEYSEYFHDRTMSGVATVPTCPICLRPMTSAEEPDPGTVNIDDLPDLRYATHDIVGEPIHARRIEVLQSGEVHFLREVRARDVVVNGVVKGDFVCDRSLLLNPGGVLYGSVAARSVLVRPGGELNGETRILQGPLEPIAKLARAWAWRCEHVPAQPGCEKVVFHPH
- a CDS encoding SMI1/KNR4 family protein; protein product: MASYDPSPKDENAERIDAGPQDDVAILVAHNGHDAGRRSMRGCGISALVWFACVGFFYLYARASSGKGSDDGMAWGVIAWPAMIFAVLIGPALGVLYGLEVVSYLNWRKKKGMANIFWRLFIGFWLLVFAALFLGFGVAGMYFVGRGMIANPDFKDLVPNLGALLLSLGLAVVGAFLAWQALRRTGASTETEDIAAAQAAAEEERREWEAVDFASLEQQLGCTLPAAFKAMMQPGSEWRKDSWTLHPKGLENEDEIYSILALHPPNEKALRTHPATGETMLCFGSADSFEYWLRPGHEDPPVYECFMESPPFDVTEIAPRLSVFLAWPKEQTW